A window of Ranitomeya variabilis isolate aRanVar5 chromosome 2, aRanVar5.hap1, whole genome shotgun sequence contains these coding sequences:
- the LOC143807434 gene encoding uncharacterized protein LOC143807434 has product MEVLIMGRLMLYPKSMLRIPYLEAPSKTILSDANFIGVIHDQDMWKKCREAYDGDVFLANPPVDINLVFKGGMWFRDRCIYVPEAVRLQILKLVHDSKLAGHRGVQKTQEFLSRFFWWTTCLKDTKDYVLSCETNGQTERTNQTLEQYLRCYVSYLQDDWLELLPLAEFSYNNSQSASTKFTPFFANLGYHPCILPRSLINSPVPAVEERLTEMRQNLEVLKESLTTAQERYKRSADRFRKPAPMFKGRVVPPSQPVVIDGQEQFVVEEIIDSRIRRNRLQYPIRWQGYPPEEDSWEPVENINANRRSLIFIRDSLRNQVQDRPEAASKEGVMSRL; this is encoded by the exons atggag gttctcataatgggaaggctgatgctttatcccaaatccatgctgcggattccgtacctggaagccccgtccaagaccattctatctgatgccaatttcatcggagttatccacgatcaggacatgtggaagaagtgcagggaggcttatgacggtgatgtatttctggccaacccacctgttgatattaatcttgtctttaagggtggcatgtggttcagagatcgatgtatctacgtccctgaggccgtccgtctgcagatcctcaagttggtacatgactccaagttggctggtcacaggggggtacagaagacacaagagttcctaagccgatttttctggtggacaacttgcctgaaggatactaaggactatgttctctcttgcgag acaaatggtcagactgagcgtaccaaccagacgttggaacaatatctaagatgctatgttagctatctccaagatgattggttggaattactgccgttagccgaattttcatacaacaattctcagagcgcctccactaagttcactcctttctttgccaatctgggttatcatccatgtatcttacctaggtctctgattaattctccggttccagcagtcgaggaaaggctgactgagatgaggcaaaatctggaggttctgaaggaatccctgaccacggctcaagaacgttataagagatcggctgatagattccgtaaacctgcacccatgttcaag ggacgtgttgtgccaccttcgcagcctgtggtgattgatgggcaagaacaatttgtggtggaggaaattattgattccaggattcgcaggaatcggctccaatatcctataagatggcagggatatccccctgaggaagactcttgggaacctgtggaaaacatcaatgccaacagaagatctctcattttcatcagagattccctgagaaaccaggtccaggatcgtcctgaggccgcttctaaggagggagtaatgtcaagactctga